The Actinomadura sp. WMMB 499 genome includes a window with the following:
- a CDS encoding DNRLRE domain-containing protein — MTYGERDGDAPPNFGRPGGPDGRRPQPRDRRARRAAARVQQRRTRRRRRLLRVTALGAVLAAGGGAGVLLAPGDLARTVPVDGSERFTVVPASADTYVSREKPDSVRGSHAVVTAAAWPDWHTEGYLAFTVPSTAAPFRSARLELTVERFANLPERVQLRELSGGWSEHETSWRNRPNAGRALAEVPLTRRDAGVTIDVSRWIDGPGDYAFALVNSQEHTSVRFRAGETAAGPRLVLSPNAPAATPAPTASAAPSPSPASGSTPPQARDTAPAPAPSSSPEPGGRTGGGGEGGRTDARTLCGVSLEVDKGQTHLEALAEAEGRYGRLEMIRQFYPGEPGAWPGRFGDTLGKRPTVVSFKMNPRDILAGKHDRKMTRWFAEAPDDRDVYWTYYHEPEDNIAKGEFSAADYRAAWRRLAGLADRADNPRLKATLVLMSWSLEAESKRNWRDYYPGKDAIDVLGWDTYNLAKDRYQTPAEMYSKVLEVSEEEGLPFGVAETGAHLIPGDGGAQRAAWLRSMTRYLEQKNALWVAYFDLDWPTGDFRLLDSASIDAWNDFC; from the coding sequence ATGACGTACGGGGAACGGGACGGTGACGCGCCACCGAACTTCGGACGTCCCGGCGGACCGGACGGCCGCCGGCCGCAGCCGCGCGACCGGCGGGCCCGCCGCGCCGCCGCGCGCGTCCAGCAACGGCGCACCCGCCGGCGGCGCAGGCTGCTGCGGGTCACCGCGCTCGGCGCCGTTCTCGCCGCCGGCGGGGGCGCGGGCGTGCTCCTCGCCCCCGGCGACCTCGCCCGGACCGTCCCGGTCGACGGCAGCGAGCGGTTCACGGTCGTGCCCGCCTCCGCCGACACCTACGTCAGCCGCGAGAAGCCCGACTCGGTGCGCGGCTCGCACGCGGTCGTCACCGCGGCGGCGTGGCCCGACTGGCACACCGAGGGCTATCTCGCGTTCACCGTCCCGTCGACGGCGGCGCCGTTCCGGTCGGCGCGGCTGGAGCTGACCGTCGAGCGGTTCGCGAACCTGCCGGAGCGGGTGCAGCTGCGCGAGCTGTCCGGCGGCTGGTCGGAGCACGAGACCAGCTGGCGGAACCGGCCGAACGCGGGACGGGCGCTGGCCGAGGTGCCGCTCACCCGCCGCGACGCGGGCGTGACGATCGACGTCAGCCGCTGGATCGACGGGCCCGGCGACTACGCGTTCGCGCTCGTGAACTCGCAGGAGCACACGTCCGTCCGGTTCCGGGCCGGGGAGACCGCGGCGGGACCGCGGCTCGTGCTGTCCCCGAACGCGCCCGCCGCGACGCCCGCGCCGACGGCGAGCGCCGCGCCGAGCCCGTCCCCCGCGAGCGGGTCGACCCCGCCGCAGGCCCGCGACACCGCCCCGGCGCCCGCGCCGTCGTCGTCCCCCGAGCCCGGCGGCCGCACCGGCGGCGGCGGGGAAGGCGGACGGACGGACGCCAGGACGCTGTGCGGCGTCTCGCTGGAGGTCGACAAGGGGCAGACGCATCTGGAGGCGCTCGCGGAGGCGGAGGGCCGCTACGGCCGCCTGGAGATGATCCGCCAGTTCTATCCGGGCGAGCCCGGCGCGTGGCCCGGACGGTTCGGCGACACGCTCGGCAAGCGCCCGACCGTCGTGTCGTTCAAGATGAACCCGCGCGACATCCTGGCCGGGAAGCACGACCGCAAGATGACCCGCTGGTTCGCGGAGGCGCCGGACGACCGGGACGTCTACTGGACGTATTACCACGAGCCCGAGGACAACATCGCGAAGGGCGAGTTCTCCGCGGCCGACTACCGCGCCGCGTGGCGGCGGCTGGCCGGGCTCGCCGACCGCGCGGACAACCCGCGGCTGAAGGCCACGCTCGTCCTGATGAGCTGGAGCCTCGAGGCCGAGTCCAAGCGGAACTGGCGGGACTACTACCCGGGCAAGGACGCCATCGACGTCCTCGGCTGGGACACCTACAACCTCGCCAAGGACCGGTACCAGACGCCCGCCGAGATGTACTCGAAGGTGCTCGAGGTGAGCGAGGAGGAGGGCCTGCCGTTCGGCGTGGCCGAGACCGGTGCGCACCTCATCCCCGGTGACGGCGGGGCGCAGCGGGCCGCGTGGCTGCGGTCGATGACGCGGTACCTGGAGCAGAAGAACGCGCTGTGGGTCGCCTACTTCGACCTCGACTGGCCCACCGGCGACTTCCGGCTCCTCGACTCGGCGAGCATCGACGCCTGGAACGACTTCTGCTGA
- a CDS encoding phosphotransferase, with protein sequence MSDAAGPWVETVADLWPGAEVAFPGGGSGPADRELCFLPNASAPRLLLPAGRPGVAAAALRRYSHDLTAKQRAARAAGAAAARTGLPGRTLRDRITVRGGGPSVEDRLGEILGRDVVTVIGLGPAARANRKPILHALTPKGRAAAFVKVGDNAATRALIADEAAALGHLAERGPLPGVDVPRVLHHGEWNGMTLLVLSPLPTSARGRRPRAEAPVEAMRALAGLDGLARERLAETAFWESIRATPAALGDPARAARLTAVTKEIEARHGALDLDFGAWHGDWTPWNMAWHRGVLRLWDWERFERRVPLGFDLVHYRLQERTRRPGPSPYERRPGDAPDVLAPLGLPAAAAEAVLDLYLLALCCRYQRGGAGPRGEAVRAQADGLLDLLAAHTAQPSGGLS encoded by the coding sequence GTGAGCGACGCCGCGGGTCCCTGGGTGGAGACCGTCGCCGATCTGTGGCCGGGGGCGGAGGTCGCCTTCCCCGGCGGCGGATCCGGGCCGGCCGACCGCGAGCTGTGCTTCCTGCCGAACGCCTCGGCGCCGCGCCTGCTGCTGCCGGCCGGACGTCCGGGCGTCGCGGCGGCCGCGCTGCGCCGCTACAGCCACGACCTCACGGCCAAGCAGCGCGCCGCCCGCGCGGCGGGCGCGGCCGCGGCCCGCACCGGGCTGCCCGGACGGACGCTGCGCGACCGGATCACCGTGCGCGGCGGCGGCCCGTCCGTCGAGGACCGGCTCGGCGAGATCCTCGGCCGGGACGTCGTCACGGTCATCGGGCTCGGTCCGGCGGCCCGCGCGAACCGCAAGCCGATCCTGCACGCGCTGACGCCGAAGGGGCGGGCCGCCGCGTTCGTCAAGGTCGGCGACAACGCGGCGACGCGGGCGCTCATCGCGGACGAGGCCGCCGCGCTCGGGCACCTCGCGGAGCGCGGGCCGCTGCCGGGCGTCGACGTCCCGCGCGTCCTGCACCACGGCGAATGGAACGGGATGACGCTGCTCGTGCTGTCGCCGCTGCCGACGAGCGCGCGGGGACGCCGCCCGCGCGCGGAGGCGCCCGTCGAGGCGATGCGCGCGCTGGCCGGGCTGGACGGCCTCGCCCGCGAGCGGCTCGCGGAGACCGCGTTCTGGGAGTCGATCCGCGCCACCCCCGCCGCGCTCGGCGACCCCGCCCGCGCCGCCCGGCTCACCGCCGTCACCAAGGAGATCGAGGCCCGGCACGGCGCGCTCGACCTGGACTTCGGGGCCTGGCACGGCGACTGGACGCCGTGGAACATGGCGTGGCACCGGGGCGTCCTGCGGCTGTGGGACTGGGAGCGGTTCGAGCGGCGCGTCCCCCTCGGGTTCGACCTCGTGCACTACCGTCTGCAGGAGCGGACGCGGCGCCCCGGCCCGTCCCCGTACGAGCGGCGTCCGGGCGACGCCCCGGACGTGCTCGCCCCGCTGGGGCTGCCCGCGGCGGCGGCCGAGGCCGTCCTCGACCTCTACCTGCTGGCGCTGTGCTGCCGCTACCAGCGCGGCGGCGCCGGTCCGCGCGGCGAGGCGGTCCGCGCCCAGGCCGACGGCCTGCTCGACCTGCTCGCCGCGCACACCGCCCAGCCCTCCGGAGGACTCTCGTGA
- a CDS encoding WecB/TagA/CpsF family glycosyltransferase → MDDRWPHQTVDVLGVRVSRIDVRRLREFVAAAVKDRTKLTITFANPDYVRKAQKDRELRDLMNGFDLNLPDGWGVVLAAKIFGRPVPGRMANDDLTDDLFGQPAEEGWRVYLFGNAPGVADEAAHNLRAWFPGLSIVGTRHGHVAEAGVLPPATADRLVAEINEAAPDILHVGLGTPLQQRFVAEHRDRIDAPVIITCGAYFEHLAERREYYPSWVLKLRVGFLYRLAREPRRLWRRYTIELGSYLGRVLVHRIRHGKQS, encoded by the coding sequence GGGTCAGCCGCATCGACGTCCGGCGGCTGCGCGAGTTCGTCGCCGCCGCCGTCAAGGACCGGACGAAGCTGACGATCACGTTCGCGAACCCCGACTACGTGCGGAAGGCGCAGAAGGACCGCGAGCTGCGCGACCTCATGAACGGGTTCGACCTCAACCTGCCGGACGGCTGGGGCGTGGTGCTGGCCGCGAAGATCTTCGGCCGTCCGGTGCCGGGGCGGATGGCCAACGACGACCTGACCGACGACCTGTTCGGGCAGCCCGCCGAGGAGGGGTGGCGCGTCTACCTGTTCGGCAACGCGCCGGGCGTCGCCGACGAGGCGGCGCACAACCTGCGGGCCTGGTTCCCCGGGCTGTCGATCGTCGGGACGCGGCACGGGCACGTGGCCGAGGCCGGGGTGCTGCCGCCCGCGACGGCCGACCGGCTGGTCGCGGAGATCAACGAGGCGGCGCCCGACATCCTGCACGTGGGGCTCGGGACGCCGCTGCAGCAGCGGTTCGTCGCCGAGCACCGGGACCGCATCGACGCGCCCGTGATCATCACGTGCGGCGCGTACTTCGAGCATCTTGCCGAGCGCCGCGAGTACTACCCGTCCTGGGTCCTGAAACTGCGGGTCGGGTTCCTGTACCGGCTCGCGCGGGAACCGCGCCGCCTGTGGCGCCGCTACACCATCGAACTGGGCTCCTACCTGGGGCGGGTCCTGGTGCACCGGATCCGGCACGGAAAGCAGTCCTGA
- a CDS encoding delta-60 repeat domain-containing protein, whose amino-acid sequence MRKRYAAAATLLGAALLFPAAASADIAHPAVVSADPVDATPHVLDGTVRAVAVVGSTVVVGGNFEQVRNAGRSAQPAARANLFAFSLSTGKITAFAPNIDGTVYALQPGPDGTVYVGGRFKNVGGVKTGPVARVQLSTGKAVTSFKPGVPWGRVSSMVRRENRLYIGGTFTQVGKAEVTGLARLNATTGALDPTFDIALGSPRAGELKVQNLIVNPQDTRMVINGTFTRAEGQRRYQIAMIDTAKTAKLSTWSTEAYTSTCNRQAFDTYMRGMDFSPDGSYFVVTTTGGPYGPRQMCDTAARWETGKTGSGQKATWINHTGGDTLLSTAVTGAAVYVGGHQRWMDNPYGSDSPGPGAVARPGIAALNPKTGKALSWNPTRSRGHGVEALVATPKGLFVGSDTDELGREFHGRIGMFPLP is encoded by the coding sequence ATGCGCAAGCGCTATGCCGCCGCAGCGACACTCCTCGGCGCCGCCCTGCTGTTCCCGGCCGCGGCCTCCGCCGACATCGCCCATCCGGCGGTCGTCTCGGCCGATCCCGTGGACGCCACGCCGCACGTCCTGGACGGGACGGTCCGCGCCGTCGCGGTCGTCGGGTCGACCGTGGTCGTCGGCGGCAACTTCGAGCAGGTCCGCAACGCGGGCCGGAGCGCGCAGCCCGCGGCCCGCGCCAACCTGTTCGCGTTCAGCCTGTCCACCGGGAAGATCACCGCGTTCGCCCCGAACATCGACGGGACCGTCTACGCGCTCCAGCCCGGCCCGGACGGGACGGTCTACGTGGGCGGCCGGTTCAAGAACGTCGGGGGCGTCAAGACCGGACCCGTCGCGCGCGTGCAGCTGTCGACGGGCAAGGCCGTGACGTCGTTCAAGCCCGGCGTTCCGTGGGGACGCGTCTCCAGCATGGTGCGGCGCGAGAACCGGCTGTACATCGGCGGAACGTTCACGCAGGTCGGGAAGGCGGAGGTCACCGGGCTGGCGCGGCTCAACGCGACGACCGGGGCGCTCGACCCGACGTTCGACATCGCGCTGGGCTCGCCGCGCGCCGGCGAGCTGAAGGTCCAGAACCTCATCGTGAACCCGCAGGACACCCGGATGGTCATCAACGGGACGTTCACCCGGGCGGAGGGGCAGCGCCGCTACCAGATCGCGATGATCGACACCGCGAAGACGGCGAAGCTGTCGACCTGGTCCACCGAGGCGTACACCTCGACGTGCAACCGGCAGGCGTTCGACACCTACATGCGCGGCATGGACTTCTCCCCGGACGGTTCGTACTTCGTCGTCACGACGACCGGCGGCCCGTACGGCCCGCGCCAGATGTGCGACACCGCCGCGCGCTGGGAGACCGGGAAGACCGGTTCCGGCCAGAAGGCGACCTGGATCAACCACACCGGCGGCGACACGCTGCTGTCCACGGCCGTCACCGGCGCCGCCGTTTACGTCGGCGGGCACCAGCGCTGGATGGACAACCCGTACGGCTCCGATTCCCCTGGTCCGGGCGCCGTCGCACGTCCCGGCATCGCCGCGCTGAACCCGAAGACCGGCAAGGCGCTCTCGTGGAACCCGACCCGCAGCCGCGGGCACGGCGTCGAGGCGCTCGTCGCGACCCCCAAGGGGCTGTTCGTGGGCAGTGACACCGACGAGCTCGGACGCGAGTTCCATGGGCGAATCGGGATGTTCCCGCTACCGTAA
- a CDS encoding PKD domain-containing protein, whose protein sequence is MTVLAAAGVGVAGSGTAAAAPAGSLVSENPVDFTPQVQNGSVKSIVQVGDTIYLGGSFTQVKEAGANKPVVNRARLLAFDATTGHLDTTFDPVVDAGEVSAILPSPDGESLYIGGSFDAVDGQSHRKLARIDAATGAPVAAFQPDVTGRVRDLRMVGGRLYAAGHFTHVSGTARPALATLNPTTGARDPFYDLPVTGTQNGGYTAIIKMDVTPDGSRLVGVGNFTSVGGQSRPQIFMLDLTGAQATLANWQTARYADECSPSFDTYMRDVDFAPDGSFFVVTTTGGHRGSTRMCDTHARWENVANGAGKQPTWTNWTGGDTSYAVEVTDDAVYVGGHFRWANNPFAADKAGQGAVAREGIAALDPLTGLPFTWNPGRARGVGVFDILATGQGVWIGSDTDMAGGELHQKVAMFPAAGGTPLPVLDAGELPGEVYYAGGVGAGAQNYLKHRSFDGATAGPEQTGSTAGVDWRSARGAFMLSGRLYYGGSDGGFYSRTFDGTSLGTQTPIDTADQLVPMSTWHSQVSAIQGMFYSDGKVYYTRGDAALRYRHFTPESGVVGAIEYTATNNIAGVDWRTVGGMFQSGNKLYYVDNNDGNLRALTFTAGVPSGAPVLVDDGDWRGRTVFLHAAEPNDAPTAAFTRTCTGLECAFDGSASTDADGTVESLAWDFGDGETGTGVTPEHTYAEPGEYTVELTVTDNRGGTGTAEQTVTVGEDQVPVAFRGTAGSNENTTSATVTVPPGVQAGDAMLLFATMNTDSSDITPPAGWTEVGTQTNGNSRSTLWQKVAAAGDAGATVTVGLADYAKVSLRLAAYAGTAASPVTASAKATDNAAEHGAPQVAVAEPGSWVVSYWSDKSSTTTAWTPPSSGEQRAVSIGTGGGRVTSLLADSGGAVATGDHGPVTASTNASSRGLMWSVVLRPAA, encoded by the coding sequence GTGACGGTGCTGGCCGCCGCCGGAGTCGGCGTCGCCGGGAGCGGGACGGCCGCCGCGGCCCCCGCCGGATCGCTGGTCAGTGAGAATCCGGTCGATTTCACACCGCAGGTCCAGAACGGCTCGGTCAAGTCGATCGTCCAGGTCGGCGACACCATCTACCTGGGCGGCTCGTTCACCCAGGTGAAGGAGGCGGGCGCGAACAAGCCGGTCGTGAACCGCGCGCGCCTGCTGGCCTTCGACGCCACCACCGGCCACCTCGACACGACCTTCGACCCGGTCGTCGACGCGGGCGAGGTGAGCGCCATTCTGCCGTCGCCGGACGGCGAGAGCCTCTACATCGGCGGCAGCTTCGACGCGGTCGACGGCCAGAGCCACCGCAAGCTCGCCCGGATCGACGCCGCCACCGGCGCGCCGGTCGCCGCGTTCCAGCCGGACGTCACCGGCAGGGTGCGCGACCTGCGCATGGTCGGCGGGCGGCTCTACGCCGCGGGGCACTTCACCCACGTGAGCGGCACCGCGCGGCCCGCGCTCGCCACCCTGAACCCGACCACCGGCGCCCGCGACCCGTTCTACGACCTGCCGGTCACCGGCACGCAGAACGGCGGCTACACCGCGATCATCAAGATGGACGTCACGCCGGACGGCTCCCGCCTCGTCGGCGTCGGCAACTTCACGTCCGTCGGCGGCCAGTCCCGCCCGCAGATCTTCATGCTCGACCTGACCGGCGCGCAGGCGACCCTCGCGAACTGGCAGACGGCCCGGTACGCCGACGAGTGCTCCCCCTCGTTCGACACCTACATGCGCGACGTCGACTTCGCCCCGGACGGCTCGTTCTTCGTCGTCACCACCACCGGCGGCCACCGCGGCTCCACCCGGATGTGCGACACGCACGCCCGCTGGGAGAACGTCGCCAACGGCGCCGGCAAGCAGCCCACCTGGACGAACTGGACGGGCGGCGACACCTCCTACGCCGTCGAGGTCACCGACGACGCCGTGTACGTCGGCGGCCACTTCCGCTGGGCCAACAACCCGTTCGCGGCCGACAAGGCCGGCCAGGGCGCGGTGGCGCGCGAGGGCATCGCCGCGCTCGACCCGCTCACCGGCCTCCCGTTCACCTGGAACCCCGGCCGCGCCCGGGGCGTCGGCGTCTTCGACATCCTCGCCACCGGCCAGGGCGTGTGGATCGGCAGCGACACCGACATGGCGGGCGGCGAGCTGCACCAGAAGGTCGCGATGTTCCCCGCCGCCGGCGGCACCCCACTGCCGGTGCTGGACGCCGGCGAGCTGCCCGGCGAGGTCTACTACGCGGGCGGCGTCGGCGCCGGCGCGCAGAACTACCTCAAGCACCGCTCGTTCGACGGCGCCACCGCCGGCCCCGAGCAGACCGGCTCCACCGCGGGCGTCGACTGGCGCTCCGCGCGCGGCGCGTTCATGCTCAGCGGCCGCCTGTACTACGGCGGGTCCGACGGCGGCTTCTACTCCCGGACGTTCGACGGCACCTCCCTCGGCACGCAGACCCCGATCGACACCGCCGACCAGCTCGTCCCGATGAGCACCTGGCACTCGCAGGTCAGCGCGATCCAGGGCATGTTCTACTCGGACGGCAAGGTCTACTACACGCGGGGCGACGCGGCCCTGCGCTACCGGCACTTCACGCCGGAGAGCGGCGTCGTCGGCGCGATCGAGTACACCGCGACGAACAACATCGCCGGGGTCGACTGGCGGACGGTCGGCGGCATGTTCCAATCCGGGAACAAGCTGTACTACGTCGACAACAACGACGGGAACCTGCGGGCGCTCACGTTCACCGCGGGCGTGCCGAGCGGCGCGCCCGTCCTCGTGGACGACGGCGACTGGCGCGGACGCACCGTGTTCCTGCACGCCGCCGAGCCCAACGACGCGCCCACCGCCGCGTTCACCCGGACCTGCACCGGCCTCGAGTGCGCCTTCGACGGCTCCGCGTCCACGGACGCCGACGGCACCGTCGAGTCCCTCGCGTGGGACTTCGGCGACGGCGAGACCGGCACCGGCGTCACCCCCGAGCACACCTACGCCGAGCCCGGGGAGTACACGGTCGAGCTGACCGTCACCGACAACCGGGGCGGCACCGGCACCGCCGAGCAGACCGTGACGGTCGGCGAGGACCAGGTGCCCGTCGCGTTCCGCGGCACCGCGGGCTCCAACGAGAACACCACGAGCGCGACGGTCACCGTGCCGCCCGGCGTCCAGGCCGGCGACGCGATGCTGCTGTTCGCGACGATGAACACCGACTCGTCCGACATCACCCCGCCCGCCGGGTGGACCGAGGTCGGCACGCAGACCAACGGCAACTCGCGCTCGACCCTGTGGCAGAAGGTCGCGGCGGCGGGCGACGCGGGCGCGACCGTCACCGTGGGCCTCGCCGACTACGCGAAGGTGAGCCTGCGGCTCGCCGCGTACGCCGGCACCGCCGCCTCGCCCGTCACGGCGTCGGCGAAGGCGACCGACAACGCCGCCGAGCACGGCGCGCCGCAGGTCGCGGTCGCCGAGCCCGGCAGCTGGGTCGTGTCCTACTGGTCCGACAAGTCGTCGACGACGACGGCCTGGACGCCGCCGTCGTCCGGCGAGCAGCGCGCGGTGAGCATCGGCACCGGCGGCGGCCGCGTCACGTCCCTGCTCGCCGACAGCGGCGGCGCCGTCGCCACCGGCGACCACGGCCCCGTCACCGCGTCGACGAACGCGTCGAGCCGCGGCCTGATGTGGTCGGTCGTCCTGAGGCCCGCCGCCTGA
- a CDS encoding sulfotransferase produces the protein MISRRDAPQWLKEAGRGATRTVGRLTADARLLPGLLMVGTQRGGTTSLFRALAEHPALVQPNFHKGVHYFDVEYRRGMAWYQGHFPRRAAARKRLEAAGLDGVEPIAFESAGYYMHHPAAPRRIAADLPGVKLLATLRDPVERAYSAHRHELMRGFETEEFERALELEPERLKGEVEKIEADPAYLSHAHRHHAYLDRSQYVDQIEVLFELFGRDRVIVVFAEDFFATPEPVYDRILDRLDLPRVHPAGFEQTNARLRSPMPDALRARLDEHFRPYDERLADLLGEVPPWRR, from the coding sequence GTGATCTCCCGCCGCGACGCACCCCAGTGGCTCAAGGAGGCCGGGCGCGGCGCGACCCGCACGGTCGGCCGGCTCACCGCCGACGCGCGGCTGCTGCCGGGACTGCTCATGGTCGGCACCCAGCGCGGCGGGACGACGTCGCTGTTCCGGGCGCTCGCCGAGCATCCCGCGCTCGTCCAGCCGAACTTCCACAAGGGCGTCCACTACTTCGACGTCGAGTACCGGCGGGGCATGGCCTGGTACCAGGGCCACTTCCCGCGCCGCGCCGCCGCCCGCAAGCGGCTGGAGGCGGCGGGACTGGACGGCGTCGAGCCGATCGCCTTCGAGTCCGCCGGCTACTACATGCACCATCCGGCGGCGCCGCGGCGGATCGCGGCGGACCTGCCGGGGGTGAAGCTGCTCGCGACGCTGCGCGACCCCGTGGAGCGGGCGTACTCGGCGCACCGGCACGAGCTGATGCGCGGCTTCGAGACCGAGGAGTTCGAGCGGGCGCTGGAGCTGGAGCCGGAGCGGCTGAAGGGCGAGGTCGAGAAGATCGAGGCCGACCCGGCCTACCTCAGCCACGCGCACCGGCACCACGCGTACCTGGACCGCAGCCAGTACGTCGACCAGATCGAGGTGCTGTTCGAGCTGTTCGGCCGTGACCGGGTCATCGTGGTCTTCGCGGAGGACTTCTTCGCGACGCCCGAACCCGTGTACGACCGGATCCTCGACCGGCTCGATCTGCCGCGCGTCCATCCGGCCGGGTTCGAGCAGACCAACGCGCGGCTGCGGTCCCCGATGCCGGACGCGCTGCGCGCGCGGCTGGACGAGCACTTCAGGCCCTACGACGAGCGGCTGGCGGACCTGCTGGGCGAGGTGCCGCCCTGGCGGCGATGA